The segment ATACTAACATGCTCATTTGTGCAAACAAGAGGTTGGGTCGCTGTAACAGCTCCTCTTGTCCATACTAGCTGTGAAGAGATATATGTAAGTGATGCGGAACAAAAGCCACAGTCCTCTTTCTGTGTAAGTAATGTATTTCTACATTTATCTGAAGTTAACATGAAGCTTTTGGAGTCTGAGTTAGTCATATCAGTTGGTATCTCCCAAAATGACAGTATTTTTAGAACAAAATTACCTCCTTGTGTTTTCCCAGATGGTGTTTGTACCAAATCTTGTACTGAAAAGACTGTAACTGTCATGACTGAGGACGCATGCAGACTGACTTACGTCTTGCGTAGAAAAATATTAATGAGTGTACTTCTACTGTTTCCTTACAATGGGCACAACAAATGATAAATTATGACCGAGATAATCTTCCAGTGTTGTAAAATCCTGTCTCTGAGCATTATAAACCTCTCTGCAGGGATCTGCATCTGATAAACCTTCAAACTCATAAATCTGTTACTCCAACCTCATTTTACTCCCAAGAcgtcaaataccaacgcttggTCAGAGGTCCTCAGCATCAGATACTGATGCACCAATGCATCCTTAAGCAGTGATATGAGACCCACCAGACGGCAGCTTTTTTTGACACTCAGAACTAATGCTCTAGTatgaagagcaagaaagtccacacAGTGTctagactttcacctgggagatgGCTGttcttttgttgtgtaaaaccaaaagtcaatcaagCTATTTTAATAACCAGAGCATTATAATTTGACATGTAGGGCTATTGACCAAGTGTCAATATTtgggagtaagaatgtgttggttaCCCGATCTGGGTTGTATTTTTCATTGGTACCTGAAACAACAAACCCCCACTGATGCAGCCCTTTGTGTTGTATTATTACAGTTCTGTTTTTCACTGAACTCCTGCAAATCCAAATGCTAAACCCTCATATTAGTTTCAGCTGcactttaaaatgcattttgactCAAAAGAGGGCTGTGGATTTTGTCCCAGGTCACTTACATTGGAATTGGATTAGGACTGGATCTTATCAGGGCCAATATGGACAGAGGGGAAAATTATAGCAACGAAAAACTCTGTCAGTGTACTTAAGGGCATGTGAGTATTGTAttaggacagagagagacaaaagtgAAACTATCCTTTAAAACATGTCGACATCAACCAAAAACGTAGCCTCAGCTGTTGGAAATAAAAAGAGCATTAAACCCCCACTACATCCCCGATTATAGGACAGCACTAGTAGGATTTCCTAAGCACTTTTCTGAGTATTTTCCGCTTGTCCCGTCCATAAATTCAGCTGAGCACTTCTAAATCCTCATCAGCCACTGACAAATGTGAGCAGGATTCCCGAGTCGGGCTGGAGCCTGCTCTCAAATTGATCGAGCCGTACAACTTTGCTGCGTGTTTGGAATAAGCAAAAGCTTTCCTTCTCATCATCTCCCCTTTCCACATGGAGATCATGAGCAGGGTGGAGAGCAGCACGCCCCCGAGGGTGAGCAAGCACAGTCCCGCTATGACACACCGGTCTAGATGGGCCCCCACCCTGGCTTTCTCCCTCTCCAGCCGCTCCATCTCCCGGGCCGACACGCTGTCCGGGTCCACCCGGACGTCCCTGGGGACGGTGTAGGATATGGCGACCAAAGAGATGCCAGTCACCAGGCATGTCACGGCGATGATGAAGCCGTAATCCACAGACTTCCCCGAGCCGTCAGAGGAGAGGTCGTCGTCGGACAGCAAGTAAAGTTCCGggatgtcctcctcctcctcctccaccaccacctcctcctcatatAGTTCACTTGAGGAGCTCTGACTCAGTCTGCAGGTTTGTGGACTTGTCCCAATGAGATggtcatcatcatcttcttcatcatcttgGTGCTTGCAGGTGAAAGATgtttctgtttcctcctccGGCCGCGCAGCTCTCCGGGtctctgtccatggtgctgaaccATCTCCTCCGCCGGGATGAAGTGACTTTGCGCCGCTGATCTCGCTGATACTGTGCTTATTTAAAACCAGGGAGGTGTCTCTCGGATCGGAGTGATCAAAGTAAAACAGTTCTAGATCAGCCATTTGAGCACAGGGCTGGGTTTCCCTTTTTGTTAAGCCCATGCGTCCGTCTCTGTCAGtgcaaaaagacagaaaataagatgTTTAAACTACCtggaatgaatatttcttgCATTCCTTGTCGCTGCAAGCCACTTTATATCTGCGCCTCAAGTATTTGCACAAGCAAGACCTACACGCATCTTTCTCCTGGGTGCACCGCAAGCATTTTAAAGTACAGCGAAGCAAGTCTTAAATTAATTCCCAGTGCCATAATGCCATTTCCTCTGCTCAGTAACACTTTATCTTTTGCCTTTTCTGGCTTCCGCAAAGCTCTCAAATCGCAGCTTCAAAAACACTTAGTAACCATGCGACACGCTAATGAATCTTATTCCACCTAATGTGTTTCAATAATCGGTTATTAAGCAACAAAATGCGGTTTGCTGAGTAcctctctctccgtctgtgGCTGCTCGCATCCCCGGCTGCTTCTGCTCCCTGGTCAATTAGAGGGAAAGGTCTGGCAGACCCCTCCCACGGACTGAGCTCCGGCAGACCGCCTTATAATGCTTATTACCGAGCCAACTTCAGTGTTCCCCGGCACATGCACACTAATCAGATGAGAGCCTGCAGGCGGCAGACTCTGTGGGCAAATGAGTGGAGATATTCCACATTACTGTACCACCTCCTCACAAGACACTTTATATAAAGGGGTTACTAATGGCTTAATTAATACCTAATAAATGTTATATACATCAGCTATAAGCCATAGAAAGAGCAACTTGGGTTGCCTGGTCGTGAGAAATATGTCTTGCCAGGGTGaagtcatgattttttttcactaaaCAGCAAGACAACAGTTAAATACAAATAAGTTGTACaggtttaaaaaatgaattctGCAGCTACTCATGTTAAAGGGGATCTTTTATGCTAATTTCCAGGTTCATACCTGTATTTTGGGTCTCTgggaacatgtttacatgcttaaCTATTCaataaaaaactgtatttttcttcATACTGTCTGTGTTGTCTGTATTCATTCTCTGTCTAAAATACTCgattttagcacctgtctcttggAGCTCCCCTTCAAAAAAGCCTG is part of the Epinephelus moara isolate mb chromosome 22, YSFRI_EMoa_1.0, whole genome shotgun sequence genome and harbors:
- the LOC126384019 gene encoding transmembrane protein 74, whose amino-acid sequence is MGLTKRETQPCAQMADLELFYFDHSDPRDTSLVLNKHSISEISGAKSLHPGGGDGSAPWTETRRAARPEEETETSFTCKHQDDEEDDDDHLIGTSPQTCRLSQSSSSELYEEEVVVEEEEEDIPELYLLSDDDLSSDGSGKSVDYGFIIAVTCLVTGISLVAISYTVPRDVRVDPDSVSAREMERLEREKARVGAHLDRCVIAGLCLLTLGGVLLSTLLMISMWKGEMMRRKAFAYSKHAAKLYGSINLRAGSSPTRESCSHLSVADEDLEVLS